In Rutidosis leptorrhynchoides isolate AG116_Rl617_1_P2 chromosome 2, CSIRO_AGI_Rlap_v1, whole genome shotgun sequence, one genomic interval encodes:
- the LOC139894479 gene encoding ribulose bisphosphate carboxylase small subunit, chloroplastic-like yields the protein MASISSSAIATVNRTASAQASLAAPFTGLKANTFPVTKKSNDFSTLPSNGGRVQCMKVWPPLGLKKFETLSYLPPLSNEALAKEVDYLLRNKWVPCLEFELEHGHVYREHGNTPGYYDGRYWTMWKLPMFGCTDSAQVLAEVVECKKEYPQAFIRVIGFDNVRQVQCISFIVSKPEGY from the exons ATGGCCTCAATTTCTTCCTCTGCCATCGCAACCGTCAACAGGACCGCCTCCGCTCAAGCGAGCTTGGCCGCTCCTTTCACCGGTCTTAAGGCCAACACCTTCCCTGTTACCAAGAAGTCTAACGACTTCTCAACCCTTCCTAGCAACGGTGGAAGAGTTCAATGCATGAAG GTGTGGCCACCATTGGGTTTGAAGAAGTTCGAGACTCTTTCATACCTTCCACCTCTATCTAATGAAGCTTTAGCTAAGGAAGTCGACTACTTGCTCCGCAACAAATGGGTTCCTTGTTTGGAATTCGAGTTGGAG CACGGTCACGTGTACCGTGAGCACGGTAACACCCCAGGATACTATGACGGAAGATACTGGACAATGTGGAAGTTGCCTATGTTCGGGTGCACTGACTCTGCACAGGTGTTGGCTGAGGTTGTTGAGTGCAAGAAGGAATACCCACAAGCCTTCATCCGTGTTATCGGATTCGACAACGTTCGTCAAGTGCAGTGCATCAGTTTCATCGTTTCCAAACCAGAAGGCTACTAA